TTTCCACTGCTTATTACGTTATCAAATCCCTTATCTAATTTTATAAATTCAACCAACTTATTCAATACTGGTATATTATCTAATGCCCTTGCAACACTTGGCGAAATATTAGTTGATACTACAAATACTAACATGGCTGCTACTGCTGAGATTAACAACCGTCTAATAAGCTTATTTTTTATAACCATTATCCTCTTTTTAGATTTTTTTATAGGATTTAATTCAGCACCATCTAAACTTGATTTATATTCATCTTCGTTATTAATAATATTTTGCTTAATCGTAATATTCTGCTTTGCACTTTTATTTACCCTTTCATAAAGTTTAGCTCTAATTTTTTCTTTTTCATCATAATCACAAACATCATTCTTAATATCCTTACTTAAATACGTCTTATCCATTATCACATTTAATTCATTATCTGTAAGATTATCTACTATCTCAAATACATCCTTTTCAAGCATACTAAACTACCTCCTTCCCAATGTTTTTCCTTAATAAAAGTCTACATCTATATAATCTGTTATCTACTGCGCTAACAGTAGTATTAAAGGCTTCTACTATTGCCTTTATCTCGTAATTCATAAAATATCTAAGATAAAAATAAGTCCTATCAGGCTCTTTAAATTCGTCAATCGCATGTAAAATATCATATTCCCCAATTTTATCAAATACCTGTTCTTCAGCACTAACTGATACATTCTCTACTAAATCTAGTTCTTCAATACACCCATTCACTCGCCTTTGTGCACTTCTTTGAAGTTTTCTCTTTAAATTAAGAGCTACAGTTCGTGTTTTTACATTTACAAAGGTATCAAACGAACCCCTTTGAGAATCAAATTTATCAATTTTTTTCCATAAAGCTAAAAATATATCACTTACACATTCCTCAACATCCTCTTTCGATCCATACT
This window of the Clostridium estertheticum genome carries:
- a CDS encoding sigma-70 family RNA polymerase sigma factor; amino-acid sequence: MKDEELVIKLKAREEGTIDILYDKYFDRAYYYTKRILCEYGSKEDVEECVSDIFLALWKKIDKFDSQRGSFDTFVNVKTRTVALNLKRKLQRSAQRRVNGCIEELDLVENVSVSAEEQVFDKIGEYDILHAIDEFKEPDRTYFYLRYFMNYEIKAIVEAFNTTVSAVDNRLYRCRLLLRKNIGKEVV